The Metabacillus sediminilitoris genome window below encodes:
- a CDS encoding FAD-dependent oxidoreductase — protein MPFEPEPYWRESAQLKTFPALSIDTEVDVAIVGGGITGITTAYLLTKQGLKVAVLEADQVLNGTTGHTTAKVTAQHGLIYDEFIQHLGVEKSKQYYEANSNALQFVRQTVKDLQIECDLTDEDAYIYAISDQYLQKVRKEHDAYQKLGIPSEFTENIPLPIDVKGAIVMKDQAQFHPIKFLEALVNEITKAGGEIYEQTTAVNIDQTTPKPMVITREGRRVTCKYAISCSHFPFFDGKGFYFTRLHAERSYVLGVRTKYEFPGGMYYSADSPRRSLRYTPFNGEKLILISGDGHKTGEGTPTFTHYKALEEFGQDVMGIEEIKYRWSAQDLYTLDKVPYVGPITSNKPNILVATGYRKWGMSNGIAAAHLLRDLVLEKENPYQDLYSPSRFYADPSIKQFLMKNLDVAGHLIEGKIDIADKRIEDIRNDEGSVVVINGKRAGCYKDADGNLNLVDTTCTHMGCEVEWNSGDRTWDCPCHGSRFSVQGDVVEGPAKKPLKRVDLE, from the coding sequence ATGCCATTTGAACCAGAACCATATTGGAGAGAGTCAGCTCAGCTAAAGACATTCCCTGCGCTTTCAATCGATACAGAGGTTGATGTTGCGATAGTAGGCGGCGGAATTACAGGTATTACAACCGCTTATTTATTAACAAAGCAGGGACTAAAGGTAGCTGTTTTAGAAGCAGATCAAGTCCTGAATGGTACAACTGGACACACAACTGCAAAGGTAACAGCACAGCATGGTTTAATTTATGATGAATTTATTCAGCATCTAGGTGTTGAGAAGTCCAAACAGTATTATGAAGCGAACAGCAATGCCCTTCAATTTGTCCGCCAAACAGTAAAAGACCTGCAAATCGAGTGTGATTTAACAGATGAAGATGCCTACATATATGCCATAAGTGATCAATATTTACAGAAAGTCAGGAAGGAACATGATGCCTATCAAAAGCTTGGCATCCCTAGCGAGTTTACCGAAAATATCCCTTTGCCTATTGATGTCAAAGGAGCTATTGTGATGAAAGACCAAGCTCAATTTCACCCGATCAAGTTTTTAGAAGCACTCGTAAATGAAATAACAAAGGCTGGCGGAGAAATTTATGAGCAAACAACAGCTGTTAATATTGATCAAACAACACCAAAGCCTATGGTTATTACCAGGGAAGGACGCCGAGTAACGTGTAAATATGCCATTTCATGTTCACATTTTCCTTTTTTTGATGGGAAAGGCTTTTACTTTACAAGATTACATGCTGAGCGCTCCTATGTATTAGGGGTACGAACAAAATACGAATTTCCTGGCGGGATGTATTATAGTGCTGATTCCCCTAGAAGGTCATTACGCTATACGCCATTCAACGGCGAGAAGTTAATCCTTATTAGCGGTGATGGTCATAAAACAGGTGAAGGCACACCAACTTTTACACATTACAAGGCCCTAGAAGAGTTTGGACAGGATGTAATGGGAATTGAGGAAATTAAGTATCGCTGGTCAGCACAGGATCTTTATACATTAGATAAAGTACCTTATGTAGGACCCATCACATCTAATAAGCCAAATATTCTTGTTGCAACAGGTTACCGAAAGTGGGGAATGTCAAACGGTATTGCCGCTGCACACCTATTACGTGATCTTGTTTTAGAAAAAGAAAATCCTTACCAGGACTTATATAGCCCTTCACGCTTTTACGCAGACCCGAGCATCAAACAATTCCTTATGAAAAACTTAGATGTAGCAGGTCACCTCATTGAAGGAAAAATTGATATTGCAGATAAACGAATTGAAGACATTCGAAATGACGAAGGCTCAGTCGTCGTTATTAATGGAAAAAGAGCCGGTTGCTACAAAGACGCTGACGGAAATTTGAATCTTGTTGATACAACGTGTACACATATGGGATGTGAAGTCGAATGGAATAGTGGTGACCGCACTTGGGATTGCCCTTGCCATGGGTCAAGATTCTCTGTTCAAGGTGATGTCGTGGAGGGACCTGCTAAAAAGCCATTGAAGCGGGTGGATTTAGAGTAG
- the nirB gene encoding nitrite reductase large subunit NirB: MDKKKLVLVGNGMAGVRAIEEILKVSEDLFEITIFGSEPHPNYNRILLSKVLQGDTKVKDITLNDWEWYEENNITLYTGETVTKINADMKVVISDKDRVIPYDELIIATGSVPFILPLPGADKEGVTAFRDIKDTDVMLEASKNYKKAAVIGGGLLGLEAARGLLNLGMDVSVIHIAPTLMERQLDETAGKLLQKELEKQGMKFLLEKSTEEIYGTDRVEGLKFKDGTQLEADLVVMAVGIKPNIELAKASGISINRGIIVNDFLQTDLPHVYAVGECAEHNGIPYGLVAPLYEQAKVLASHICGQEAAPYKGSVLSTQLKVSGVEVFSAGDFMEDGEKKSIKIFDEQDGVYKKIVLRGNKIVGAVLFGDSKEGNRLFSMIKKEADISDTEKITILQPIGEEAGASLVATMSADEIICGCNGVSKGAIVQAIQEKGCTSVDEIKACTSASRSCGGCKPLVADVLQLTLGSEFDASAQKEAICGCTSLSRDEIVDGIKEKGLTHIREVMNVLGWESEEGCSKCRPALNYYLAMVNPTKYEDERESRFVNERMHANIQKDGTYSVVPRMYGGVTNADELRRIADVVDKYEIPLVKVTGGQRIDLFGVSKDDLPKVWEDLDMNSGYAYGKSLRTVKTCVGETFCRFGTQDSMGLGINLEKKFEGLQTPHKVKMAVSACPRSCAESGFKDIGFIGIDGGWEIYVGGNGGTHVRGGDLLYKVKTDEEAMEITGAYLQYYRETANYLERTSAWIERVGLAHVQSVLDDKNKRKELNARMDEALSVYRDPWKEIIEDKKTTKELFETIGV, encoded by the coding sequence GTGGATAAAAAGAAACTTGTGCTTGTTGGAAATGGAATGGCCGGTGTTAGAGCAATTGAAGAGATTTTAAAAGTTTCAGAGGACTTGTTTGAGATTACAATCTTTGGCAGTGAACCACATCCGAACTATAATAGGATCCTATTATCAAAGGTACTGCAAGGTGATACAAAGGTTAAAGATATTACGTTAAATGATTGGGAATGGTATGAAGAAAATAATATTACCCTCTATACAGGAGAAACGGTAACGAAAATAAATGCTGATATGAAGGTTGTCATTTCAGATAAAGATCGAGTGATACCTTATGACGAATTGATTATTGCAACAGGTTCTGTTCCGTTTATTCTTCCACTTCCTGGTGCTGATAAAGAAGGAGTAACGGCATTCCGTGATATTAAGGATACGGATGTCATGCTTGAAGCATCAAAGAACTATAAAAAGGCGGCTGTTATTGGCGGAGGCCTGCTCGGTTTAGAAGCAGCACGCGGCTTGTTAAATCTAGGAATGGATGTCTCGGTTATTCATATTGCACCTACGTTAATGGAACGCCAGCTTGATGAAACAGCAGGAAAGCTTTTGCAAAAAGAGTTAGAGAAACAAGGGATGAAATTTCTGCTTGAAAAGAGCACAGAGGAAATTTACGGAACAGACAGAGTAGAAGGATTAAAGTTTAAGGATGGCACACAGCTTGAAGCAGACTTAGTTGTGATGGCTGTAGGCATTAAGCCGAATATTGAACTAGCAAAAGCAAGTGGAATATCCATTAATAGAGGGATCATCGTCAATGACTTTTTACAAACAGATCTTCCACATGTGTACGCTGTTGGTGAGTGTGCAGAACATAATGGCATCCCATATGGTCTAGTTGCACCTTTATATGAACAGGCAAAGGTTTTAGCAAGTCACATCTGTGGTCAAGAAGCAGCACCATATAAAGGTTCAGTCTTATCGACGCAATTAAAAGTATCTGGTGTTGAGGTGTTTTCAGCAGGTGACTTTATGGAAGATGGAGAGAAGAAGTCGATCAAAATATTTGATGAGCAAGATGGAGTTTATAAAAAGATCGTTTTACGAGGAAATAAAATTGTTGGAGCTGTTTTATTCGGTGACAGTAAAGAAGGCAATCGACTGTTTTCAATGATTAAAAAAGAAGCAGACATTTCGGATACTGAAAAAATCACGATTTTACAGCCGATTGGCGAGGAAGCTGGCGCTAGTTTAGTGGCTACTATGAGTGCTGATGAAATCATTTGCGGATGTAACGGTGTATCAAAAGGTGCAATCGTTCAGGCGATTCAAGAAAAAGGTTGTACATCCGTTGATGAGATTAAAGCATGTACAAGTGCATCACGCTCTTGTGGAGGATGTAAACCATTAGTTGCAGATGTATTACAACTTACACTTGGCTCTGAATTTGATGCATCAGCTCAAAAAGAAGCAATATGTGGTTGTACGTCACTTTCAAGGGACGAGATTGTAGATGGAATTAAAGAAAAAGGTTTAACACACATAAGAGAAGTCATGAATGTTCTTGGATGGGAATCTGAAGAAGGATGTTCAAAATGCCGCCCAGCTCTTAACTATTATTTAGCAATGGTTAACCCAACTAAATATGAGGATGAAAGAGAATCACGTTTTGTGAATGAGCGTATGCATGCGAATATTCAGAAGGATGGCACATATTCTGTTGTACCAAGAATGTATGGCGGGGTAACGAATGCGGATGAATTACGACGCATTGCAGATGTTGTTGATAAATATGAGATCCCGTTAGTGAAAGTAACAGGCGGGCAGCGTATTGACTTGTTTGGTGTAAGTAAAGATGATCTTCCAAAAGTATGGGAAGATTTAGATATGAATTCAGGATATGCATATGGAAAATCACTTCGAACTGTGAAAACGTGTGTTGGAGAAACCTTCTGTCGTTTCGGGACACAAGACTCAATGGGACTTGGAATTAATCTTGAGAAGAAATTTGAAGGATTACAAACTCCTCATAAAGTCAAAATGGCAGTCTCAGCCTGTCCGAGAAGCTGTGCAGAATCAGGCTTTAAAGATATCGGTTTTATCGGTATTGACGGCGGATGGGAAATCTATGTTGGCGGTAATGGTGGTACACATGTCCGTGGCGGAGATTTATTATACAAGGTAAAAACAGATGAAGAAGCAATGGAAATCACAGGTGCTTACTTGCAATATTACCGTGAAACAGCAAATTATTTAGAACGTACATCAGCTTGGATTGAAAGAGTTGGCTTAGCGCATGTTCAATCCGTACTAGATGATAAAAACAAGCGCAAAGAGTTAAATGCTCGCATGGATGAGGCATTGTCTGTTTATAGAGATCCTTGGAAAGAAATTATTGAAGATAAGAAAACAACGAAAGAACTATTTGAAACAATTGGCGTGTAA
- a CDS encoding lmo0954 family membrane protein, with amino-acid sequence MKKFGYLLLGGVAVIVLLSNLAPMIALGISLLIMYFAYKGFIKTDSTFNKVILATIGIIALFASASNLPAILGFVAVYVLYVVYKNWNKPKAAKVKEDNDPFTNFEKEWNDLKGNY; translated from the coding sequence ATGAAAAAATTTGGTTACTTACTATTAGGCGGGGTGGCAGTGATCGTGTTGCTGTCAAATCTTGCCCCGATGATCGCACTCGGGATCAGCTTGCTCATCATGTATTTCGCCTATAAAGGCTTCATCAAAACTGATTCAACCTTCAACAAAGTAATCTTAGCAACTATCGGTATCATTGCGTTATTTGCATCAGCATCTAATCTGCCAGCGATCTTAGGATTTGTTGCTGTTTATGTCTTATATGTTGTCTATAAAAATTGGAACAAACCTAAAGCTGCAAAAGTGAAAGAAGATAATGATCCATTCACAAACTTTGAAAAAGAATGGAATGACTTAAAAGGAAACTATTAA
- the liaF gene encoding cell wall-active antibiotics response protein LiaF: MIRNIKSDYVNWIIIAGFILLLLEVLFFNGGLIVTFLLSIGCIYLGKKWKPRVMGKAFFWIGWIWLIITVLNMMTFRYFLCVVLLYIIVQFFQSQKHPKQIKPIILEAKTETGSDPFIKREKIFENKFFTSQMTPEHVYEWNDVNIQVGIGNTVIDLSDTVLPKGEAIISIRSLIGNVQVLVPYEVEVHVNHSVMAGTVAIFQDQEQRIVNETIVYETAEYVQAEQKVKLITSVIAGNLEVKRV, from the coding sequence ATGATTCGAAATATAAAAAGCGATTATGTAAACTGGATTATTATAGCTGGGTTTATCCTTCTTTTATTAGAAGTTTTATTTTTTAATGGTGGATTAATTGTCACGTTCCTTTTATCAATTGGATGTATTTATTTAGGAAAGAAGTGGAAGCCCCGCGTTATGGGGAAAGCATTTTTTTGGATCGGTTGGATTTGGCTGATTATAACGGTTCTCAATATGATGACATTTCGCTATTTTTTATGTGTCGTCCTTCTTTATATCATTGTACAATTTTTCCAATCACAGAAACATCCGAAGCAAATTAAGCCAATTATTTTGGAAGCTAAAACTGAAACAGGTTCTGATCCGTTTATTAAACGTGAAAAGATTTTTGAGAATAAATTTTTTACAAGTCAAATGACACCTGAACACGTATATGAATGGAATGATGTGAATATTCAGGTTGGCATTGGAAATACGGTGATTGATTTAAGCGATACCGTTTTACCTAAAGGAGAAGCAATCATCTCAATCAGAAGTTTAATTGGCAATGTTCAAGTCCTTGTGCCATATGAAGTTGAAGTACATGTGAATCATTCCGTTATGGCTGGGACAGTAGCGATCTTTCAGGATCAAGAGCAAAGGATTGTTAATGAGACAATTGTGTATGAAACGGCTGAGTATGTTCAAGCTGAACAGAAAGTAAAGCTGATTACG
- the cobA gene encoding uroporphyrinogen-III C-methyltransferase, with amino-acid sequence MGIGKVYLVGAGPGDSELITVKGVEAIKKADVILYDRLVNPRLLEYAKANCELIYCGKLPTRHFMKQDEINQTLLEKALAGFTVVRLKGGDPSVFGRVGEEAEVLADYNVNFEIVPGITSGIAAPLYAGIPVTHRDYAGSFAMVTAHDKSKNGKPDIDWEGLARGVQTIAFYMGISNLEHICDNLILNGKSPNTPVIVIRWGTWSRQQCVEGTLSSIVQKVRDENIENPAITLVGDIVATREKTKWFEKKPLFGQQILLARGSADEKSMAADLIDKGADVIEFPKWEIKEKALDRAVKQKVTSYRRILFKTTEAVTHFFNLLRKNKIDIRHVQAKLYCLQPSSIIAIENKGLIAQSADNMDTDGSLLIIGGKIKNEQRWKLDYKYGVHDYASVYETSIDERFDMVIKRSIDDAAITTILLPSSDAVHMYMKKAEHYELSSHLNDPLISVICLNKQAFQTATMYGLKPTLMVENINPFTQASVNVMAKTQ; translated from the coding sequence ATGGGGATAGGAAAAGTGTATTTAGTTGGTGCAGGTCCTGGTGATAGTGAGCTGATTACAGTAAAGGGAGTAGAAGCGATTAAGAAAGCTGATGTGATTCTTTATGATCGATTAGTGAATCCTAGATTACTGGAATATGCGAAAGCAAATTGTGAACTGATCTATTGCGGCAAACTTCCAACTCGCCATTTTATGAAGCAAGACGAGATCAACCAAACATTATTGGAAAAGGCATTAGCAGGTTTTACGGTCGTAAGGCTAAAAGGCGGAGATCCAAGTGTCTTTGGCCGAGTTGGTGAAGAGGCAGAAGTTCTTGCTGATTACAATGTGAACTTTGAAATTGTACCGGGCATTACATCAGGGATTGCCGCACCGCTTTATGCGGGCATCCCTGTTACACATCGAGACTATGCTGGTTCATTTGCAATGGTGACAGCACATGATAAATCAAAAAACGGCAAACCGGATATCGATTGGGAAGGACTTGCTAGAGGTGTCCAAACAATTGCTTTTTATATGGGGATTTCAAATCTAGAACATATTTGTGATAACCTGATTCTTAACGGAAAGTCACCAAATACCCCTGTCATCGTGATCAGGTGGGGTACGTGGAGCAGGCAGCAATGTGTTGAAGGAACACTTTCTTCAATTGTTCAAAAGGTACGAGATGAAAACATTGAAAATCCTGCCATCACATTAGTTGGTGATATTGTTGCGACGAGAGAGAAAACAAAATGGTTTGAGAAAAAACCGTTATTTGGCCAACAAATCCTTCTTGCTCGAGGAAGTGCTGATGAGAAGAGCATGGCTGCTGATTTAATTGACAAAGGGGCAGACGTTATTGAATTTCCTAAATGGGAAATAAAGGAGAAGGCGTTAGATCGTGCGGTTAAACAAAAGGTAACATCATATAGAAGAATTTTGTTTAAGACAACAGAAGCGGTAACGCATTTTTTTAACCTATTAAGAAAGAACAAAATCGACATCCGCCACGTACAGGCAAAATTATATTGTCTACAGCCATCATCAATCATTGCCATAGAGAATAAAGGGTTAATAGCCCAATCTGCTGACAATATGGATACAGACGGAAGTCTATTAATCATAGGCGGAAAGATAAAAAATGAGCAAAGATGGAAGCTTGATTATAAGTATGGGGTACATGATTATGCAAGTGTCTATGAAACATCAATTGATGAAAGATTTGACATGGTGATTAAGAGATCGATTGATGATGCAGCCATCACAACGATTCTATTACCTTCGAGTGATGCAGTACACATGTATATGAAGAAAGCTGAACATTATGAGTTATCCAGTCATCTAAATGATCCATTAATCAGCGTCATCTGCTTAAATAAACAGGCCTTTCAAACGGCGACTATGTATGGTCTCAAACCAACATTGATGGTTGAAAATATAAATCCTTTTACACAAGCAAGCGTAAATGTAATGGCAAAAACACAATAG
- a CDS encoding LLM class flavin-dependent oxidoreductase yields the protein MKEETGSRKSGIEIGLYSLADIGPDPHTGRVISSQQRIREIIEAAKLADGAGLDVFGVGEHHRLDYAVSATSVVLAAIAQVTKHNRLTSTTTVLSTVDPVRLFEDFATLDLLSDGRAEIIAGRGAFVESFPLFGYHTNDYDALFTENIDLLLKLNKNEKITWSGRFRSSLKNAEIAPRPVQNELPVWVGVGGTPESAARAGRLGVWMAMAILGGDPIRFKPLVDLYRQAGKEAGHKPEALKIGVTGHGYFANTTQQAKDEFYPYYANYWSYVNRQRGMGFRMSREDFEQMTASNTALFVGSPQQIIEKILQQYELFGHQRFIAQIDIGGMPFKKVAEGIELLATKIAPIVRKATSK from the coding sequence ATGAAAGAGGAGACCGGAAGTAGAAAGTCAGGGATCGAAATTGGACTCTATTCACTTGCAGATATAGGACCTGATCCACATACAGGCAGAGTCATAAGCAGCCAACAGCGCATAAGGGAAATAATCGAAGCAGCAAAGCTCGCTGACGGGGCTGGACTTGATGTTTTTGGAGTTGGTGAGCATCACCGGTTAGACTATGCTGTATCAGCTACATCGGTTGTTTTGGCAGCTATTGCGCAGGTAACAAAGCACAATCGATTAACAAGCACAACAACCGTGTTAAGTACAGTTGATCCTGTACGTTTGTTTGAGGATTTTGCTACACTAGATCTCCTTTCAGACGGGCGCGCTGAAATCATTGCGGGCAGAGGTGCATTTGTCGAATCATTTCCGCTATTCGGATATCACACAAATGACTACGATGCCCTGTTTACCGAAAATATCGATTTATTATTAAAGCTGAACAAAAACGAGAAGATCACGTGGTCAGGCCGTTTTCGTTCCTCATTAAAAAATGCTGAAATTGCACCGCGTCCAGTACAGAACGAATTGCCAGTCTGGGTTGGGGTAGGCGGTACACCAGAAAGTGCTGCCCGTGCCGGCAGGTTGGGCGTTTGGATGGCAATGGCCATTCTTGGCGGTGATCCAATCAGATTTAAACCATTAGTCGATCTTTATCGTCAAGCAGGCAAAGAGGCGGGTCATAAACCGGAAGCTCTTAAAATCGGTGTTACAGGACACGGATATTTTGCAAACACAACACAACAAGCTAAGGATGAATTCTACCCTTACTATGCAAATTACTGGTCATATGTTAACCGCCAGCGCGGGATGGGATTCAGAATGTCAAGGGAAGATTTCGAACAAATGACCGCTTCAAATACAGCATTGTTTGTCGGCAGCCCGCAGCAAATAATCGAAAAAATCCTTCAACAATACGAACTGTTTGGGCATCAACGTTTCATTGCCCAAATCGATATAGGCGGGATGCCATTCAAGAAGGTTGCTGAAGGTATTGAGTTATTAGCTACAAAAATTGCTCCGATCGTTCGCAAGGCAACAAGTAAATAG
- a CDS encoding PspA/IM30 family protein — translation MANIFTRIKDSITADLHEALDQKEQKNPISVLNHYLRQCEAETEKVRKLVERQYLLKEEFNREYKEAAHLAEKRKYQAEIASKAGEEDLYQFALKEQVHYEERAARLEESLQQTSRQLDELEQKYEEMKHKLKDMHIKRMELMGRENIARAHHRMNKVVDNNSYSTKAISRFEEMENYLDRLEHQVNSAYHRNTIDGRIAELEKQLKNEEANAIS, via the coding sequence ATGGCTAATATTTTTACTCGAATCAAGGACTCAATTACTGCTGATTTACATGAGGCGTTAGATCAAAAGGAACAAAAAAATCCAATCTCAGTTCTTAATCATTATTTACGACAATGTGAAGCTGAAACGGAAAAGGTTCGAAAACTAGTTGAACGCCAATATTTATTGAAAGAGGAATTTAACCGTGAGTATAAAGAGGCAGCACATCTAGCAGAGAAGCGTAAGTATCAAGCTGAAATTGCTTCGAAAGCTGGTGAAGAGGATCTTTATCAATTTGCATTAAAAGAGCAAGTCCATTATGAGGAGCGTGCAGCACGTCTAGAAGAATCGCTTCAACAAACATCACGCCAGCTTGATGAGCTTGAACAAAAATATGAAGAGATGAAGCATAAGCTAAAAGATATGCATATTAAGCGTATGGAGCTTATGGGAAGAGAAAATATTGCCCGTGCTCATCACAGAATGAATAAAGTTGTTGATAATAATAGTTATTCTACTAAGGCAATTTCTAGATTTGAAGAAATGGAAAACTACCTTGATCGTTTAGAGCATCAAGTAAACTCCGCGTACCACCGCAATACAATCGACGGCCGTATTGCCGAACTTGAAAAACAGCTGAAAAATGAAGAAGCAAATGCAATTTCTTAA
- the nirD gene encoding nitrite reductase small subunit NirD gives MDMKELIKTKVHVGSLLDLPERVGKTVQVQKDKEVAVFKLSNGKIKAIENKCPHKGGVLSEGIVSGEHVFCPMHDWKICLEDGKVQEPDFGCVKTYETLLEDGEVYLLF, from the coding sequence ATGGACATGAAGGAGTTAATTAAGACAAAGGTACATGTTGGTTCCCTGTTGGATTTACCAGAACGAGTTGGAAAAACCGTTCAAGTACAAAAAGATAAAGAAGTAGCTGTGTTTAAACTTTCCAATGGAAAAATCAAGGCGATTGAAAATAAATGCCCACATAAAGGCGGAGTTTTGAGTGAAGGAATTGTAAGTGGTGAACATGTATTTTGCCCGATGCATGACTGGAAAATCTGCCTTGAGGATGGAAAGGTGCAAGAGCCGGACTTTGGCTGTGTAAAAACGTATGAAACGCTATTAGAAGATGGAGAGGTATATCTTTTATTTTAA
- a CDS encoding VOC family protein has protein sequence MGFHSKPNTFVGHVKIKVQNLERSLKYYQEVIGFQILERTNTTANLTADGKTSILSIEQPENVIPKQRNTTGLYHFALLLPKRADLANIVRHFVDNGIQIGSSDHLVSEALYLSDPDGNGIEIYIDRDPSVWNWNKGEVAMTVDPLDFGDLLSSEEEQSWKGLPAGTVMGHIHLHVSELKQTEEFYTKGLGFEVVCRYGVQALFISTGKYHHHIGLNTWAGVGAPTPPENSVGLNYFTLIYDNEEARKRVVEKLNNMGAAVSEENGSFVTLDPSGNRIYLQI, from the coding sequence ATGGGATTTCATAGTAAACCAAATACATTTGTTGGTCATGTGAAAATAAAGGTGCAAAATTTAGAGCGCTCTCTAAAGTACTATCAAGAAGTGATTGGTTTTCAAATTCTTGAGAGAACCAATACAACCGCTAACCTAACGGCTGATGGCAAAACAAGTATATTATCGATTGAACAACCGGAAAACGTTATTCCAAAACAGAGGAATACGACAGGGTTATATCACTTTGCTCTTTTATTACCGAAACGCGCTGATTTAGCAAATATTGTGAGACACTTTGTTGATAATGGAATACAAATTGGTTCATCAGATCACCTTGTAAGTGAAGCTTTATATTTATCAGATCCAGATGGAAATGGCATTGAAATTTATATCGATCGGGATCCTTCTGTGTGGAATTGGAACAAAGGCGAAGTAGCCATGACAGTCGATCCATTAGATTTCGGCGACCTGCTTTCTAGTGAGGAAGAACAGTCATGGAAGGGTCTTCCAGCGGGTACAGTCATGGGTCATATTCATTTACATGTATCTGAATTGAAACAAACGGAAGAGTTTTATACGAAAGGATTAGGTTTTGAAGTGGTTTGTCGCTATGGAGTCCAAGCACTTTTCATCTCTACAGGGAAATACCATCATCATATCGGCTTAAACACTTGGGCCGGAGTTGGTGCGCCAACACCTCCTGAAAATAGTGTCGGGCTTAACTATTTCACATTAATTTACGACAATGAAGAAGCAAGAAAGCGCGTTGTTGAAAAGTTGAACAATATGGGTGCGGCTGTTAGCGAAGAAAATGGTTCTTTTGTGACCTTAGATCCTTCTGGAAACCGTATTTACTTACAAATCTAA